A genomic stretch from Lysobacter ciconiae includes:
- the dnaG gene encoding DNA primase: MARIPGAFIDDLLARSDLVEVIGARVPLKRQGKEYSACCPFHDERTPSFTVSPAKQFYYCFGCQASGTAISFLMNYDRLEFLDAVDELARHAGMEVPRDTLQRNANPDGQALFDAMGAAATFFQRQLVHSTRAQAYLDGRGVDPGIRERFGIGYAPDSFTALRDALGTDPRRLALLERGGLFSSNDSGRSYDKFRDRVIFPIHDRRGRAIAFGGRVLDAQDNPKYLNSPETELFHKGRELYGLWQVRQAHNRIPRLIVVEGYMDVVALFQHGVDTAVATLGTATTPDHAELLFRNAPDVYFCFDGDRAGRAAAWKAVESILPRMKDGRQAFFLFLPDGEDPDSIVRAEGAAGFDKRLAGATPLSQFLFDSLSVDANLNTLEGKGRLAERAKPLLAQIPDGAFADLMQQRLTALTGVGAREPASAPRPAALRSRNSHGVAAPRRSLVRTAIMLLLHQPALAMELEPPFAFASLQQPGVDLLLDVLGVIFERPDITTGALVAHFEGREEHAALQKLAATTVPGDDTAPRTILLDTIAQLDRQSRHQRLTELQGRLATLSDEDKAELRALLSTRFD; this comes from the coding sequence ATGGCCCGTATTCCCGGCGCGTTCATTGACGACCTGCTCGCCCGCTCCGACCTGGTCGAGGTGATTGGCGCGCGGGTGCCGTTGAAGCGCCAGGGCAAGGAATACTCCGCCTGTTGCCCGTTCCACGACGAGCGCACGCCCAGTTTCACCGTGTCCCCGGCCAAGCAGTTCTATTACTGCTTCGGCTGCCAGGCCAGCGGCACCGCGATCAGCTTCCTGATGAATTACGACCGGCTCGAGTTCCTCGACGCGGTCGACGAGCTGGCCCGCCACGCCGGCATGGAAGTCCCGCGCGACACCCTGCAGCGCAACGCCAACCCCGACGGGCAGGCCCTGTTCGACGCCATGGGCGCTGCGGCGACTTTCTTCCAGCGCCAGCTGGTCCACAGCACTCGGGCGCAGGCCTACCTGGACGGACGCGGTGTCGATCCCGGCATCCGCGAGCGCTTCGGGATCGGCTACGCGCCCGACAGTTTCACCGCGCTGCGCGACGCGCTGGGCACTGATCCGCGCCGGCTCGCGCTGCTGGAACGCGGCGGACTGTTCTCCAGCAACGACAGCGGACGCAGCTACGACAAGTTCCGCGACCGGGTGATCTTCCCGATCCACGACCGCCGCGGCCGCGCGATCGCCTTCGGCGGCCGGGTGCTGGATGCCCAGGACAACCCGAAGTACCTCAATTCCCCGGAAACCGAGCTGTTCCACAAGGGCCGCGAGCTGTACGGCCTGTGGCAAGTGCGCCAGGCGCACAACAGGATCCCGCGGCTGATCGTGGTCGAGGGCTACATGGATGTCGTTGCGCTGTTCCAGCACGGCGTGGACACGGCAGTGGCGACCCTGGGCACCGCGACCACGCCCGATCACGCCGAACTGCTGTTCCGCAACGCACCGGACGTCTACTTCTGTTTCGACGGCGACCGCGCCGGCCGCGCCGCGGCGTGGAAAGCGGTCGAATCGATCCTGCCGCGGATGAAGGACGGCCGCCAGGCGTTCTTCCTGTTCCTGCCCGATGGCGAGGACCCCGACAGCATCGTGCGCGCCGAAGGCGCCGCCGGCTTCGACAAGCGCCTGGCCGGGGCCACGCCGCTGTCGCAGTTCCTGTTTGATTCGCTGTCGGTCGACGCCAACCTGAACACCCTGGAGGGCAAGGGTCGTCTGGCCGAGCGCGCCAAACCGCTGCTGGCGCAGATCCCCGACGGCGCCTTCGCCGACCTGATGCAGCAGCGCCTGACCGCGTTGACCGGGGTAGGCGCACGCGAGCCGGCATCTGCGCCGCGACCGGCCGCGCTGCGCAGCCGCAACAGCCATGGCGTGGCGGCACCGCGCCGCAGCCTGGTGCGCACGGCGATCATGCTGTTGCTGCACCAGCCAGCGCTGGCGATGGAGCTCGAGCCGCCCTTTGCGTTTGCCAGCCTGCAGCAGCCCGGCGTGGACCTGTTGCTGGACGTGCTGGGGGTGATTTTCGAACGGCCCGACATCACCACCGGCGCTCTGGTCGCCCACTTCGAAGGCCGCGAGGAGCACGCGGCGCTGCAGAAGCTGGCGGCAACCACGGTGCCCGGCGACGACACCGCGCCGCGAACGATCCTGCTTGACACCATCGCCCAGCTCGACCGGCAGAGCCGGCACCAGCGCCTGACCGAACTGCAGGGCCGGCTGGCAACCCTCAGTGATGAGGACAAGGCCGAGCTGCGCGCGCTGCTGAGCACCCGTTTCGACTAG
- the cyoE gene encoding heme o synthase yields the protein MERTFATLCREYWSLTKPRVVALIIFTAAIGMFLAVPGLPPLKESVLGFLGIWLAAASAATINQLLDARIDAEMARTSWRPIVVGQVTPRQALLFALALAGLSMLILLVWVNVLTAVLTFASMIGYAVIYTVYLKHATPQNIVIGGLAGAAPPLLGWSAVTGMQNPWDWAHALLLVLIIFVWTPPHFWALAIFRRADYAKALVPMLPVTHGVEYTRWQILFYTVLLVLVTMLPRIIGMSGDLYLGGAAVLGAAFLYYAWRLMDPPDELYAMKVFGFSIVYLMALFAFLLLDHWLLPFLQPGSPLEFVPVG from the coding sequence ATGGAGCGTACGTTCGCCACGCTGTGCCGGGAGTACTGGTCGCTGACCAAGCCGCGGGTGGTCGCGCTGATCATCTTCACCGCCGCGATCGGCATGTTCCTGGCCGTGCCCGGGTTGCCGCCGCTGAAGGAATCGGTGCTGGGCTTTCTCGGCATCTGGCTGGCGGCGGCCTCGGCGGCCACCATCAACCAGTTGCTGGATGCGCGCATCGATGCGGAGATGGCGCGCACCTCGTGGCGGCCGATCGTGGTCGGCCAGGTCACCCCGCGGCAGGCGCTGTTGTTCGCGCTGGCGCTGGCCGGGCTGTCGATGCTGATCCTGCTGGTGTGGGTGAACGTCCTCACCGCGGTGCTGACCTTTGCCTCGATGATCGGCTACGCGGTGATCTACACCGTCTACCTCAAGCACGCCACGCCGCAGAATATCGTCATCGGCGGGCTTGCCGGCGCGGCGCCGCCGCTGCTGGGCTGGTCGGCCGTGACCGGCATGCAGAACCCGTGGGACTGGGCGCATGCACTGCTGCTGGTGCTGATCATCTTCGTGTGGACGCCGCCGCATTTCTGGGCGCTGGCGATCTTCCGTCGCGCCGATTACGCCAAGGCGCTGGTGCCGATGCTGCCGGTCACCCACGGGGTGGAATACACGCGCTGGCAGATCCTGTTCTACACCGTGCTTCTGGTGCTGGTGACGATGCTGCCGCGGATCATCGGCATGAGCGGCGATCTGTACCTGGGCGGCGCGGCGGTGCTGGGCGCGGCGTTCCTGTATTACGCCTGGCGCCTGATGGACCCGCCCGACGAGCTGTACGCGATGAAGGTGTTCGGGTTCTCCATCGTCTACCTGATGGCGCTGTTCGCCTTCCTGCTGCTGGACCACTGGCTGCTGCCGTTCCTGCAGCCCGGCTCGCCGCTGGAGTTCGTCCCGGTTGGCTGA
- a CDS encoding COX15/CtaA family protein → MVRPARNFHRLAWMAVLLAIGVIVFGAFVRLSDAGLSCPDWPTCYGRAAWPTTVDQGDGHAALAIRPVEVHKAWREQFHRMIAGALGVLTLALALLAARRRQYGMAQIIAASLLVAIAIPLYMRGLHALAAALAVAGEAVLLFAALRWSNLDLARVAVFTLAVIVFQALLGMWTVTWLLKPLVVMGHLLGGLLTFSLLLWMAWRATDLPIQLADALKLRRWLMAGLALLTVQIALGGWTSANYAALACGVDFPTCVGRWWPPTDFREGFVLWRGIGVDYEGGVLDGASRIAIQMAHRLMAVVLAAYLLWLAWRLARRPGMRGWASLLGLAIIAQASLGIANVKLALPLWTAVLHNAGAVLLLFVLVSLLARIRAPDA, encoded by the coding sequence ATGGTCCGCCCCGCCCGCAACTTCCACCGCCTTGCGTGGATGGCGGTGCTGCTGGCGATTGGGGTGATCGTGTTCGGTGCGTTCGTGCGCCTGTCCGACGCCGGCCTGAGCTGCCCGGACTGGCCCACCTGCTACGGACGCGCGGCGTGGCCCACCACGGTGGACCAGGGCGACGGCCACGCGGCGCTTGCGATCCGCCCGGTCGAGGTGCACAAGGCCTGGCGCGAGCAATTCCACCGCATGATCGCCGGCGCGCTCGGTGTGCTGACCCTGGCCCTGGCGTTGCTGGCCGCCCGCCGACGCCAATACGGGATGGCGCAGATCATCGCCGCCTCGCTGCTGGTGGCCATCGCGATCCCGCTGTACATGCGCGGTCTGCACGCGCTCGCCGCTGCGCTTGCCGTGGCCGGCGAGGCGGTGCTGCTGTTTGCCGCGCTGCGCTGGAGCAATCTCGACCTGGCGCGGGTCGCGGTATTCACCCTCGCGGTGATCGTGTTCCAGGCGTTGCTGGGCATGTGGACGGTGACCTGGCTGTTGAAGCCGCTGGTGGTGATGGGCCATCTGCTGGGCGGACTGCTGACGTTCTCGCTGCTGTTGTGGATGGCGTGGCGCGCCACCGACCTGCCGATCCAGTTGGCCGATGCGCTGAAGCTGCGCCGCTGGCTGATGGCCGGGCTGGCGCTGCTCACCGTGCAGATCGCTCTGGGGGGCTGGACGAGCGCGAACTATGCCGCGCTCGCGTGCGGCGTCGACTTCCCGACCTGCGTGGGCCGCTGGTGGCCGCCGACCGATTTCCGCGAAGGCTTCGTGCTCTGGCGCGGCATCGGCGTGGACTACGAGGGCGGGGTGCTGGATGGCGCCAGCCGCATCGCGATCCAGATGGCCCACCGCCTGATGGCCGTGGTGCTGGCCGCCTACCTGCTGTGGCTGGCGTGGCGCCTCGCACGGCGGCCGGGCATGCGCGGATGGGCCAGCCTGCTGGGGCTGGCGATCATCGCGCAGGCCAGCCTCGGCATCGCCAACGTGAAGCTGGCGCTGCCGCTGTGGACCGCGGTGTTGCACAACGCCGGCGCGGTGCTGCTGCTGTTTGTCCTCGTCTCCCTGCTGGCGCGGATTCGCGCTCCGGACGCGTGA
- a CDS encoding SURF1 family protein has product MSRRSQLIVGWLLALAVIAGFARLGVWQLQRAVEKQAMLDQAARVLASRQPLGLDAAADSHSRDGYQWARGSGEFAVGPQWLLDNQQREGRVGVQAYRIFRPDHGMPLLVDLGWLPLPGDRTMPSVELPAGHLTIEGLLSPPPSGGIALGAGMAEQAEGWLMLRVDLAAISDAAGTPLAPRVLRLDPASPLGYERDLALLPNTLPPAKHRGYALQWFGLALAVLATALILTFRTPRRRRRLPNMDTTDE; this is encoded by the coding sequence ATGAGTCGCAGGTCGCAGCTTATCGTGGGCTGGTTGCTCGCCCTGGCGGTCATCGCCGGCTTCGCGCGGCTGGGGGTGTGGCAGCTGCAGCGGGCGGTGGAAAAGCAGGCGATGCTCGACCAGGCCGCGCGGGTGCTGGCGTCGCGCCAGCCGCTGGGACTGGATGCTGCCGCCGATTCGCACTCGCGGGACGGCTACCAGTGGGCACGTGGCAGCGGCGAGTTCGCTGTGGGCCCGCAATGGCTGCTCGACAACCAGCAGCGCGAGGGGCGCGTCGGGGTCCAGGCCTACCGCATCTTCCGGCCCGACCACGGAATGCCACTGCTGGTCGACCTGGGCTGGCTGCCCCTGCCGGGCGACCGGACCATGCCCTCGGTGGAGCTCCCGGCGGGCCACCTCACCATCGAAGGGCTGCTCTCGCCGCCGCCGTCGGGCGGCATAGCGCTGGGCGCCGGCATGGCCGAGCAGGCCGAGGGCTGGCTGATGCTGCGCGTGGACCTCGCGGCGATCAGCGACGCCGCCGGAACGCCGCTGGCGCCTCGGGTGCTGCGGCTGGACCCGGCCTCGCCGCTGGGATACGAACGCGACCTCGCCCTGCTGCCCAACACCCTGCCACCGGCTAAGCACCGCGGCTATGCGCTGCAATGGTTCGGCCTCGCGCTGGCGGTGCTGGCCACCGCGTTGATCCTCACTTTCCGCACCCCGCGGCGCCGCAGGCGCCTGCCGAACATGGACACCACTGATGAGTAA
- a CDS encoding twin transmembrane helix small protein, giving the protein MKTLVIVGFLILILWNLGAGLYYMLVDKGESKRTVNALTRRVALSIAMILVVVIAAKMGWIQFHGVNG; this is encoded by the coding sequence ATGAAGACCCTGGTGATCGTCGGCTTCCTGATCCTGATTCTCTGGAACCTGGGCGCCGGCCTGTATTACATGCTGGTCGACAAGGGCGAGAGCAAGCGCACCGTCAACGCCCTGACCCGCCGCGTCGCCCTGTCGATCGCGATGATCCTGGTGGTGGTCATCGCCGCCAAGATGGGCTGGATCCAGTTTCACGGCGTCAACGGCTGA
- a CDS encoding cytochrome c oxidase subunit 3, whose protein sequence is MAQAQAQVQAPEAYFVPHHSRWPILGSIALFVMMTGAGAWLNQTSWGRWTFIVGVVLMIAVFFGWFGDVIRESVSGKYNRQVDVSFRMGMIWFIFSEVMFFGAFFGALFYARQLSLQWLGGAGDGMMTNALLWDGFSAAWPSNGPAAIGGTYQTVPAWGLPLVNTLILLTSGVTITAAHHALKAGRRTALLVGLGLTVLLGCTFLFFQAEEYIHAYSELNLTMGSGIYGSTFYLLTGFHGAHVTLGTIMLAVIWFRCLKGHFSKDDHFGFEAVAWYWHFVDVVWLMLFIFVYVL, encoded by the coding sequence ATGGCCCAAGCCCAAGCCCAAGTCCAAGCACCAGAAGCCTATTTCGTCCCGCACCACAGCCGCTGGCCGATCCTGGGGTCCATCGCCCTGTTCGTGATGATGACCGGCGCTGGCGCCTGGTTGAACCAGACCAGCTGGGGCCGCTGGACGTTCATCGTCGGCGTGGTGCTGATGATCGCGGTGTTCTTTGGCTGGTTCGGCGATGTGATCCGCGAGTCCGTCAGCGGCAAGTACAACCGTCAGGTGGATGTGTCGTTCCGGATGGGGATGATCTGGTTCATTTTTTCGGAGGTGATGTTCTTCGGCGCTTTTTTTGGCGCGTTGTTCTACGCCCGGCAGTTGTCGCTGCAGTGGCTGGGCGGCGCGGGCGATGGGATGATGACCAACGCGCTGCTGTGGGACGGGTTCAGCGCGGCGTGGCCGAGCAACGGGCCGGCCGCCATCGGCGGTACCTACCAGACCGTGCCGGCGTGGGGACTGCCGCTGGTCAACACGCTGATCCTGCTGACCTCGGGGGTGACCATCACCGCCGCCCACCACGCGCTGAAGGCCGGCCGCCGCACCGCGCTGCTGGTCGGCCTCGGGCTGACCGTGCTGCTGGGTTGCACCTTCCTGTTCTTCCAGGCCGAGGAGTACATCCACGCCTACTCCGAGCTCAACCTGACCATGGGCTCGGGCATCTACGGCTCGACCTTCTACCTGCTGACCGGCTTCCACGGCGCCCACGTGACCCTGGGCACGATCATGCTGGCGGTGATCTGGTTCCGTTGCCTGAAGGGCCATTTCAGCAAGGACGACCACTTCGGCTTCGAGGCCGTCGCCTGGTACTGGCACTTCGTGGACGTGGTGTGGCTGATGCTCTTCATCTTCGTCTACGTGCTGTAG
- a CDS encoding cytochrome c oxidase assembly protein — protein MSGQDPSPAPRRATTGLAKMLVAAAIAFAFSFSLVPLYRIACQKVFGIRIDNTASDARRPGVVDEDRMITVQFDGGVNSKLPWAFKPGEASMQVRPGQQYETTYFAHNKSDRTIVGSAVPSVAPARASGYFSKTECFCFTAQTMAAGESRDMPVRFIVDPGLPKDIKTLTLSYTFFKNDSLTAQQASADHPAPVPVSAP, from the coding sequence ATGAGCGGCCAGGATCCAAGCCCGGCCCCGCGCCGGGCCACGACCGGGCTGGCCAAGATGCTGGTGGCCGCTGCGATCGCCTTCGCCTTCAGCTTCAGTCTGGTGCCGCTGTACCGCATCGCCTGCCAGAAGGTCTTCGGCATCCGCATCGACAACACCGCCAGCGACGCGCGCCGGCCGGGTGTGGTGGACGAGGACCGGATGATCACCGTGCAGTTCGACGGCGGCGTGAACTCCAAGCTGCCGTGGGCGTTCAAGCCCGGCGAGGCGAGCATGCAGGTGCGTCCGGGCCAGCAGTACGAGACGACCTACTTCGCCCACAACAAGAGCGACCGCACGATCGTCGGCAGCGCGGTGCCCTCGGTGGCGCCGGCGCGGGCGTCGGGCTACTTCAGCAAGACCGAGTGTTTCTGCTTCACCGCCCAGACCATGGCGGCCGGCGAGTCGCGCGACATGCCGGTGCGCTTCATCGTTGACCCCGGCCTGCCCAAGGACATCAAGACGCTTACCTTGTCCTACACCTTCTTCAAGAACGACTCGCTCACCGCCCAGCAGGCGTCTGCGGACCACCCGGCACCCGTGCCGGTGTCCGCGCCCTGA
- the coxB gene encoding cytochrome c oxidase subunit II, whose translation MALAAMATPMLAFAQSADPVRWQLNMGRGVTPLSNNAYDAHMLALWICLGIGVAVFIAMGIAMFRFRKSRGAVADTKFVHNTRLEIVWTLIPVILLVAMAAPATTKLVKMYDHRDSEMTVKVTGYQWMWEYEYLGEDVSFVSRLDREHDRIRQSGIVPGHDEHPTYLLEVDNELVLPVDTKVRFVITADDVIHSWWVPALGWKQDAVPGIINEAWADIDTPGIYRGQCAELCGKDHGFMPIVVRAVPKEEFQQWLAARKAGADVATAVPQSARPSTESPTQTDPAAAVAVAR comes from the coding sequence ATGGCGCTCGCCGCAATGGCGACTCCGATGTTGGCGTTCGCCCAGAGCGCGGACCCCGTGCGCTGGCAGCTCAACATGGGCCGCGGCGTCACGCCGCTGTCCAACAACGCCTATGACGCGCACATGCTGGCCCTGTGGATCTGCCTGGGCATCGGCGTGGCGGTGTTCATCGCCATGGGCATCGCGATGTTCCGCTTCCGCAAGTCGCGCGGGGCGGTCGCCGACACCAAGTTCGTCCACAACACCCGCCTGGAGATCGTCTGGACCCTGATTCCGGTGATCCTGCTGGTGGCGATGGCCGCGCCGGCGACCACCAAGCTGGTGAAGATGTACGACCACCGCGATTCGGAGATGACGGTCAAGGTGACCGGTTACCAGTGGATGTGGGAATACGAGTACCTGGGCGAGGACGTCAGCTTCGTCAGCCGGCTGGACCGCGAGCACGACCGCATCCGCCAGAGCGGCATCGTGCCCGGCCATGACGAGCATCCGACCTACCTGCTGGAAGTCGACAACGAGCTGGTGCTGCCGGTCGACACCAAGGTCCGCTTCGTGATCACCGCCGACGACGTGATCCACTCCTGGTGGGTGCCGGCGCTGGGCTGGAAGCAGGACGCCGTACCGGGAATCATCAACGAGGCCTGGGCCGACATCGACACCCCGGGCATCTACCGCGGCCAGTGCGCGGAGCTGTGCGGCAAGGACCACGGCTTCATGCCGATCGTGGTGCGCGCGGTGCCCAAGGAAGAGTTCCAGCAGTGGCTGGCCGCCAGGAAGGCCGGCGCGGATGTCGCGACCGCGGTCCCGCAGAGCGCCCGGCCCAGCACTGAATCCCCCACCCAAACCGACCCCGCGGCTGCAGTCGCGGTCGCCCGCTGA